The Hymenobacter sp. 5317J-9 genome has a window encoding:
- a CDS encoding pirin family protein, translating to MDTAQATTFRRIFQVIDGNRKAVGDGFQVTSPMPGPRIRQLSPFLLIDHIGPMAIAPSDQPLGSPPHPHRGFETVTIMYQGVLAHRDTAGHQGNIGPGDVQWMTAGAGLLHEEMYEKEFTRRGGTLEMVQLWVNMPKKDKMAPANYQDIPSSAIKTLPTPDGQGTIRVIAGSYEGVTGPAGTFSPLTMLDVHLPKGSEFTLKLPQDYNVGLYIVKGDVLLHGNRPAATKQLVVLGWDSEEAHITATEDSIVLVLAGEPIEEPLATYGPFVMNTNKELVQAIADYESGAMGKFEDDE from the coding sequence ATGGATACCGCACAAGCCACCACTTTTCGCCGCATCTTTCAGGTGATTGACGGCAACCGAAAGGCCGTAGGCGACGGCTTCCAGGTGACCAGCCCCATGCCGGGGCCGCGCATCCGCCAGCTCAGCCCCTTCCTGCTCATCGACCACATCGGGCCCATGGCCATTGCGCCCAGCGACCAGCCGCTGGGCTCGCCGCCCCATCCCCACCGCGGCTTCGAAACCGTGACCATTATGTATCAGGGCGTGCTGGCCCACCGCGACACGGCTGGCCACCAAGGCAACATCGGCCCCGGCGACGTGCAGTGGATGACGGCCGGCGCCGGCCTCCTGCACGAGGAGATGTACGAGAAGGAGTTCACCCGCCGCGGCGGCACCCTGGAAATGGTGCAGCTCTGGGTAAACATGCCCAAAAAGGACAAAATGGCGCCCGCCAACTACCAGGACATTCCTTCCTCGGCCATCAAGACCTTGCCCACGCCCGACGGGCAGGGCACCATCCGCGTCATCGCGGGCAGCTACGAGGGCGTGACCGGCCCCGCCGGCACGTTCTCGCCCCTGACCATGCTCGACGTACACCTGCCCAAGGGCAGCGAGTTCACGCTCAAGCTGCCGCAGGACTACAACGTTGGCCTCTACATTGTGAAGGGCGACGTGCTGCTGCACGGCAACCGCCCGGCGGCCACCAAGCAGCTGGTGGTGCTGGGCTGGGATTCAGAAGAAGCCCACATCACCGCCACCGAAGACAGCATCGTGCTGGTCCTGGCCGGCGAGCCCATTGAAGAGCCGCTGGCCACCTACGGCCCCTTCGTGATGAACACCAACAAGGAGCTGGTGCAAGCCATTGCTGACTATGAGAGTGGGGCCATGGGCAAGTTTGAGGACGACGAGTAG
- a CDS encoding M28 family peptidase — translation MKNFLLVSAAASLLLSARAQAQAPLIVPAPVKQALDQVQPTDIKAHIAYLADDKLQGRKAGTPGYQMAVDYVTKQLKDLGAQPAGEGGTYIQKVRLRRAFLKGDATFAARDAKGAAIPLTLGQDYVVYPSPELPATIVTNAPLAFAGYGISAPELGYDDYKGLDVKGKIVVIVRGAPRTFASTVASASQDLAGLLKAAVQHGAVGLMLASAHAGPLPNIKTGTYSVLGPNGKVAVSRTFAAGSKQQFYGAVSAATLQRFLQTASLDTVQVFASIKGGKPASAALKVTVTASAQSTYQDIESYNVVGKFTGSDAKLKDEYVVHSAHLDHLGITAPVKGDSINNGAHDNASGVSCVLEIAKIYSKLKEKPKRTMLFVFMTGEELGLLGSAAFAANPTVPKARIVADVNMDMPTLIAPLLSVVALGAPHSTLIEPVKKAAAYMNVTLEEDPEPEQNRFIRSDQYSFVTAGIPALHIKYGNKTADGKNNLSEEVQKWRAVTYHKPQDDINGQFDFDAAKKYVQLCFLIGYQVAQNPARPTWNKGDFFGQRYSSR, via the coding sequence ATGAAAAACTTTCTTTTAGTAAGCGCTGCCGCGTCGTTGCTGCTCAGCGCCCGTGCCCAGGCGCAAGCCCCGCTCATAGTGCCCGCGCCCGTCAAGCAGGCCCTCGACCAGGTGCAACCGACTGACATCAAAGCCCACATTGCCTACCTGGCCGACGACAAGCTGCAGGGCCGCAAAGCCGGCACGCCCGGCTACCAAATGGCCGTCGACTACGTGACCAAGCAGCTCAAGGACCTGGGCGCGCAGCCCGCCGGTGAAGGCGGCACCTACATTCAGAAAGTGCGCCTGCGCCGGGCTTTCCTGAAGGGCGACGCCACGTTCGCGGCCCGCGATGCCAAAGGCGCCGCCATCCCGCTGACGCTGGGCCAGGACTACGTGGTATACCCCAGCCCCGAGCTGCCGGCCACCATCGTCACGAACGCGCCGCTGGCCTTCGCCGGCTACGGCATCAGCGCGCCTGAACTGGGCTACGACGATTACAAAGGCCTTGATGTGAAGGGCAAAATCGTGGTGATAGTGCGTGGGGCGCCTCGCACGTTTGCTTCCACGGTAGCCTCGGCCAGCCAGGATTTGGCGGGGCTGCTGAAGGCGGCCGTGCAGCACGGCGCCGTGGGCCTGATGCTGGCCTCGGCCCACGCCGGCCCCCTGCCCAATATCAAAACCGGTACCTACAGCGTGTTGGGGCCCAATGGCAAGGTGGCGGTGTCGCGCACCTTCGCCGCGGGCAGCAAGCAGCAGTTTTATGGGGCCGTGAGCGCCGCCACGCTGCAGCGCTTCCTGCAAACCGCGTCGCTGGATACCGTGCAGGTGTTTGCCTCCATCAAAGGCGGCAAGCCGGCTTCGGCCGCGCTGAAAGTCACCGTGACGGCCAGCGCCCAATCCACTTACCAGGACATTGAGAGCTACAACGTGGTGGGCAAATTTACTGGCTCCGACGCTAAGCTGAAAGATGAGTACGTGGTGCATTCCGCCCACCTCGACCACCTCGGCATCACGGCCCCGGTGAAGGGCGACTCCATCAACAACGGCGCCCACGACAACGCCTCGGGTGTGTCGTGCGTGCTCGAAATCGCCAAAATCTACTCCAAGCTGAAGGAGAAACCCAAGCGCACGATGCTCTTCGTGTTCATGACCGGCGAGGAACTGGGCCTGCTGGGCTCGGCAGCCTTTGCGGCCAATCCCACGGTGCCCAAGGCCCGGATTGTGGCCGACGTGAACATGGACATGCCCACGCTCATTGCCCCGCTGCTGAGCGTGGTGGCGCTGGGCGCGCCGCATTCCACGCTCATCGAACCGGTAAAAAAGGCGGCCGCTTACATGAACGTAACCCTGGAAGAAGACCCCGAGCCCGAGCAAAACCGCTTCATCCGCAGCGACCAGTACAGCTTCGTGACGGCCGGCATTCCGGCCCTGCACATCAAATACGGCAACAAAACCGCCGACGGCAAAAACAACCTCAGCGAGGAAGTGCAGAAGTGGCGCGCCGTCACCTACCACAAGCCGCAGGACGACATCAACGGCCAGTTCGACTTCGATGCCGCCAAGAAATACGTGCAGCTCTGCTTCCTCATCGGCTATCAGGTAGCCCAGAACCCCGCGCGCCCGACGTGGAACAAGGGCGACTTTTTCGGCCAGCGCTACAGCAGCCGGTAG
- a CDS encoding DUF1028 domain-containing protein, whose product MLLNRYSLLVLLVLLLRLPAAAQMYSATDPFAHTFSIVARDPATGEMAVAVQSHWFSVGTSVSWGEAGVGVVATQSFTNKSFGLRGLALLKIGKSAQQALDELLSNDEAREVRQVAILDNQGRVATHTGKKCVDMAGHQQGNQFSVQANMMLNATVWPAMAKAYGQNAKLPLAERALAALDAAQAAGGDIRGRQSAALLVVRGTATEGPWADRLIDLRVEDSAAPLPELHRLLSLQRAYDHMNAGDLAVEKNDMPLAINEYQAAERMFPQNLEMKYWHAITLANKQQVPAAMALLRPIFKQEPNWRTLTQRLPKVGLLTVTDAELKQILAL is encoded by the coding sequence ATGTTGCTCAACCGTTACTCCTTACTCGTTCTTCTGGTCCTGCTATTGCGCTTGCCCGCCGCCGCCCAGATGTATTCTGCCACCGACCCGTTCGCGCACACGTTCAGCATTGTGGCGCGCGACCCCGCCACCGGTGAAATGGCCGTGGCCGTGCAAAGCCACTGGTTTTCGGTGGGCACGTCGGTAAGCTGGGGCGAGGCCGGCGTGGGCGTGGTGGCCACGCAGTCGTTTACCAACAAGTCATTCGGCCTGCGCGGTCTGGCTTTGCTGAAAATCGGAAAATCGGCCCAGCAGGCGCTGGATGAGCTGCTCTCGAATGATGAAGCCCGCGAGGTGCGCCAGGTCGCCATCCTCGACAACCAAGGCCGCGTGGCCACGCACACCGGCAAGAAGTGCGTCGACATGGCCGGCCACCAGCAGGGCAACCAGTTTTCGGTGCAGGCTAACATGATGCTCAACGCCACCGTGTGGCCCGCCATGGCCAAAGCCTACGGGCAAAACGCCAAACTGCCCCTGGCCGAGCGGGCGCTGGCTGCCCTGGATGCTGCCCAGGCCGCCGGCGGCGACATTCGCGGCCGGCAGTCGGCGGCCCTACTCGTGGTGCGCGGCACCGCCACCGAAGGCCCCTGGGCCGACCGCCTCATTGACCTGCGCGTGGAAGACAGCGCCGCGCCGCTGCCCGAGCTGCACCGCCTCCTGAGCCTGCAGCGCGCCTACGACCACATGAACGCCGGCGACCTGGCCGTGGAGAAAAACGACATGCCCCTGGCCATCAACGAGTACCAAGCCGCCGAAAGGATGTTCCCGCAAAACCTGGAAATGAAGTACTGGCACGCCATCACGCTGGCCAACAAGCAGCAGGTGCCGGCGGCCATGGCCTTGCTGCGACCCATTTTCAAGCAGGAGCCCAACTGGCGCACCCTCACCCAACGCCTGCCCAAAGTAGGCCTGCTCACGGTGACCGATGCGGAATTGAAGCAGATTCTGGCGCTGTAG
- a CDS encoding amidohydrolase family protein: MKTATRCLLTGLISLALASAGRAQQFTPQVQEFIKVNAPTVALVDAKMIDGTGRPAQLHQTVLLQGGRITQVGPLKKVKVPASAQVINCAGKTLIPGLVMLHEHLYYTMPAGPFFNIAQMPYSFPRLYLAGGATTIRTAGSIEPQTDLAIKRLISEGKVIGPDMDVTAPYMEEPGMDIPALNTIKGPEDAAASTKFWADKGCTSFKMYMHATRADLAAVVREAHARQLKVTGHLCGISYREAAEMGIDNLEHGFMASSDFVPNKAADACDYPAARQSLLRLPQNSPDMASLIKFLVSKHVALTSTLTVFEPYTGREVVLGGGLESLIPQLQEREQTTWQQNQQRDTASVRLFKKNMAWEKQFHDAGGLLVAGTDPTGAGRTIAGYANRRQLELLVEEGFTPVQAIKIGTLNGAIYLGRDKEIGTIEAGKQADLVLINGDPEQDIQQVRRMEIVFKNGVGYDSPKLFESMKSKVGLN, encoded by the coding sequence ATGAAAACTGCCACTCGTTGCCTGTTGACAGGCCTGATTTCACTGGCCCTTGCTTCGGCCGGGCGCGCCCAGCAGTTCACGCCGCAGGTGCAGGAATTCATCAAGGTGAACGCGCCCACGGTGGCCCTCGTCGATGCCAAGATGATTGACGGCACCGGCCGCCCCGCCCAGCTGCACCAAACCGTGCTGCTGCAAGGCGGTCGCATCACGCAGGTGGGGCCGCTGAAAAAAGTAAAGGTGCCGGCCAGTGCGCAGGTCATCAATTGCGCGGGCAAAACGTTGATTCCGGGCTTGGTGATGCTGCACGAGCACCTCTACTACACCATGCCCGCGGGCCCGTTTTTCAACATCGCCCAGATGCCCTACTCCTTCCCGCGGCTGTACCTGGCCGGGGGCGCCACCACCATCCGCACGGCCGGCAGCATCGAGCCGCAGACCGATTTGGCCATCAAACGCCTGATTTCGGAAGGCAAGGTCATCGGGCCCGACATGGACGTGACCGCGCCCTACATGGAGGAGCCCGGCATGGACATTCCGGCCCTGAACACCATCAAAGGCCCCGAGGACGCGGCGGCCAGCACCAAGTTCTGGGCCGATAAGGGCTGCACTTCATTCAAGATGTACATGCACGCCACCCGCGCCGACCTGGCCGCCGTGGTGCGCGAAGCCCACGCCCGCCAGCTCAAAGTAACCGGCCACCTGTGCGGCATCAGCTACCGCGAGGCGGCCGAAATGGGCATCGACAATCTGGAACACGGCTTCATGGCCAGTTCCGACTTCGTGCCCAACAAAGCCGCCGACGCCTGCGACTACCCCGCCGCCCGCCAGAGCCTGCTGCGCCTGCCCCAAAACAGCCCCGACATGGCCAGCCTCATCAAGTTTCTGGTGAGCAAGCACGTGGCCCTCACTTCCACGCTCACCGTGTTTGAGCCCTACACGGGCCGCGAGGTGGTGCTGGGAGGCGGCCTCGAATCCCTGATTCCGCAGTTGCAGGAGCGCGAGCAAACCACTTGGCAGCAAAACCAGCAGCGCGACACCGCCAGCGTGCGCCTCTTCAAGAAGAACATGGCCTGGGAAAAGCAGTTTCACGACGCCGGCGGCCTGTTGGTGGCCGGCACCGACCCCACCGGCGCGGGCCGCACCATTGCCGGCTACGCCAACCGCCGCCAGCTGGAGCTGCTGGTTGAGGAAGGCTTCACGCCGGTACAGGCCATCAAAATCGGCACCCTGAATGGCGCCATCTACCTGGGCCGCGACAAGGAAATTGGCACCATCGAAGCCGGCAAGCAGGCCGATTTGGTGCTCATCAACGGCGACCCGGAGCAGGACATCCAGCAGGTGCGGCGCATGGAAATCGTGTTCAAGAATGGCGTAGGCTACGACTCGCCCAAGCTGTTTGAGTCGATGAAAAGTAAGGTGGGGCTGAACTAG
- a CDS encoding ASCH/PUA domain-containing protein: MTSHTSFSEPFVPQFQIQNPGLRQTHELKTWPSCFAAVKAGNKPFDVRENDRSFQVGDMLILREFDPDSGQFTGRTATRWVSYVLEGGAFGVQPNWCVLGFSEQAPIPAGITDIRLW, encoded by the coding sequence ATGACTTCGCATACTTCCTTCTCCGAGCCTTTCGTTCCGCAGTTCCAAATCCAGAACCCCGGCCTACGCCAAACCCACGAGCTCAAAACCTGGCCATCGTGCTTTGCCGCCGTCAAGGCTGGCAACAAACCGTTTGACGTGCGCGAAAACGACCGCAGCTTTCAGGTCGGCGACATGCTGATTCTGCGCGAATTCGACCCCGACAGCGGGCAATTCACCGGCCGCACCGCCACCCGCTGGGTGAGCTACGTGCTCGAAGGCGGCGCTTTCGGCGTGCAGCCCAACTGGTGCGTGCTGGGCTTTAGCGAGCAAGCGCCCATTCCGGCCGGCATCACCGATATCCGACTGTGGTAA
- a CDS encoding ATP-binding cassette domain-containing protein: MSDSAAPVIRVSQLSKRYGAQTVVQDVSFALAAGETLVLLGPSGCGKTTLLKMLNRLIEPDGGSIHINGEDVRAQRPEELRRGMGYVIQQVGLLPHYTVAENVAVVPRLLGQAPAAIAERTTALLTRLHLPPERYAGQYPHQLSGGQQQRVGLARALAADPPIILLDEPFGALDPITRASIRREFRELDELRRKTVVLVTHDVTEAFELADRILLLNAGQLQQLGTPRELLFRPANDFVRRFFAAERLGLQLRTLTLGDVFPNYEASIVDKLITGSTGEATDVFTTATTVNEALEALTSGAAPNAAASFTVAQLMAAFGEALQREEDAWKR, translated from the coding sequence GTGTCCGATTCTGCCGCGCCCGTCATTCGCGTTTCTCAGCTTAGCAAGCGCTACGGGGCGCAGACCGTGGTGCAGGACGTGTCGTTTGCACTGGCCGCCGGCGAAACGTTGGTGCTGCTGGGCCCGAGCGGCTGCGGCAAAACCACCCTGCTCAAAATGCTGAACCGGCTCATTGAGCCCGATGGCGGCAGCATCCACATCAACGGCGAAGACGTGCGTGCCCAGCGCCCCGAGGAGCTGCGGCGCGGCATGGGCTACGTCATTCAGCAGGTGGGCTTGCTGCCGCACTACACCGTGGCCGAAAACGTGGCCGTGGTGCCGCGCCTGCTGGGCCAGGCCCCGGCGGCCATTGCCGAGCGCACCACGGCGCTGCTCACGCGTCTGCACCTGCCGCCGGAGCGCTACGCCGGACAGTACCCGCACCAGCTGTCGGGCGGGCAGCAGCAGCGCGTGGGCCTGGCCCGTGCGCTGGCCGCCGACCCGCCCATTATCCTTCTGGACGAGCCCTTTGGCGCCCTCGACCCCATCACGCGGGCCAGCATCCGGCGTGAGTTTCGGGAGCTGGACGAGCTGCGCCGCAAAACCGTGGTGCTCGTGACCCACGACGTGACCGAGGCCTTCGAGCTGGCCGACCGCATTTTGCTGCTCAATGCCGGCCAGCTGCAGCAACTGGGCACGCCCCGCGAGCTGCTGTTTCGGCCCGCCAACGACTTTGTGCGCCGCTTCTTCGCGGCCGAGCGGCTGGGGCTGCAGCTGCGCACCCTCACACTGGGCGACGTTTTCCCCAATTACGAGGCCAGCATTGTGGATAAGTTGATAACCGGCAGCACCGGCGAAGCCACCGACGTTTTCACCACCGCGACTACCGTGAATGAAGCGCTGGAAGCGCTAACCAGCGGCGCGGCGCCAAACGCCGCGGCCAGCTTCACCGTGGCCCAACTCATGGCTGCCTTCGGCGAAGCCCTGCAACGAGAGGAGGACGCATGGAAACGCTAA
- a CDS encoding ABC transporter permease/substrate-binding protein translates to METLSALLTFWQEQAGKLGEQTLQHIGLTAGSLLLGVLLGVPLGLFLSRRPRWAPAVLGLAGILQTVPSIALLGFLIPLLGIGPKPAIFALFLYSLLPIIRNTLAGIQGVPPAVVEAARGLGLTDAQVLRRVELPLALPVLMAGIRTATVINVGVATLAAYVAAGGLGEFIFGGIALNNPVMILAGALPAAGLALAFDVLLGGVQKLSTRRLRQVGTALLVALPLLGALYLLPRATGKLLAGFSPEFVGRADGLPGLTKTYRLHHLPSVVLAPALVYEAARNANVDVIDGYSTDGRIRAYDLCVLRDDRRVFPPYYAVPVVRPALLRKHPELAPVLAQLDGLISDTAMTNLNYRADYLHQAPKAIAEAYLRRRGLWRDARPAVPGAPVVKLGSKIFAEQYILIEMYAALIRGNTDLAVQTKTGLGGTTICFEALRTGAIDLYPEYTGTGLLVLLQPTPAVVDSLGGRPAAVLSYVRREFQRRYQLDWLAPLGFNNTYALLMRQRQAQQLGIASVSDLGRYLRE, encoded by the coding sequence ATGGAAACGCTAAGCGCGCTGCTCACTTTCTGGCAGGAGCAGGCCGGCAAGCTGGGCGAACAAACCCTGCAGCACATCGGCCTCACGGCGGGCTCGCTGCTGCTGGGGGTACTGTTGGGCGTACCGCTGGGGCTGTTTTTGTCGCGGCGGCCACGCTGGGCTCCCGCCGTGCTGGGCCTGGCGGGCATCCTCCAGACGGTGCCCAGCATTGCCCTGCTCGGCTTCCTGATTCCGCTGTTGGGCATCGGGCCGAAGCCGGCCATTTTTGCCCTGTTTCTGTACTCGCTGCTGCCCATCATTCGCAACACGCTGGCGGGCATTCAGGGCGTGCCGCCGGCCGTGGTGGAAGCCGCCCGCGGCCTGGGCCTCACCGACGCGCAGGTGCTGCGGCGCGTGGAGCTGCCGCTGGCCTTGCCGGTGCTCATGGCCGGCATCCGCACAGCTACCGTGATAAACGTGGGCGTGGCCACCCTGGCGGCCTACGTGGCCGCTGGCGGGCTGGGCGAGTTCATCTTCGGCGGCATTGCCCTCAATAATCCGGTGATGATACTGGCCGGGGCGCTACCGGCTGCCGGGCTGGCGCTGGCTTTTGATGTGCTGCTGGGCGGCGTGCAGAAACTGAGCACCCGCCGACTAAGGCAGGTGGGCACCGCGCTGCTGGTGGCGCTGCCGCTGCTGGGTGCGCTCTACCTGCTGCCGCGGGCCACGGGCAAGCTGCTGGCCGGCTTTAGCCCCGAGTTTGTGGGGCGGGCCGACGGGCTGCCCGGCCTCACCAAAACCTACCGCCTACACCACCTGCCCAGCGTAGTGCTGGCCCCCGCGCTGGTGTACGAAGCCGCCCGCAACGCCAACGTGGACGTCATCGACGGCTACAGCACCGACGGCCGCATCCGGGCCTACGACCTGTGCGTGCTGCGCGACGACCGCCGGGTGTTTCCGCCCTACTACGCCGTGCCGGTGGTGCGCCCCGCGCTGCTGCGCAAGCACCCGGAGCTGGCGCCCGTGCTGGCCCAGCTCGACGGGCTGATTTCAGACACGGCCATGACCAACCTGAATTACCGCGCCGACTACCTGCACCAAGCCCCCAAGGCCATTGCCGAGGCCTACCTGCGGCGGCGCGGGCTGTGGCGCGACGCTCGCCCAGCCGTGCCCGGCGCACCGGTAGTGAAGCTGGGCTCGAAGATTTTTGCCGAGCAATACATTCTGATTGAGATGTACGCCGCCCTCATCCGCGGCAATACCGACCTGGCCGTGCAAACCAAAACCGGCCTGGGCGGCACCACCATCTGCTTCGAGGCCCTGCGCACCGGCGCCATCGACCTTTATCCCGAATACACCGGCACTGGCCTGCTGGTACTGCTGCAGCCCACACCGGCCGTGGTCGACTCATTGGGCGGGCGGCCGGCGGCGGTGCTGAGCTACGTGCGGCGGGAGTTCCAGCGGCGCTACCAGTTAGACTGGCTGGCCCCGCTGGGCTTCAACAATACCTATGCCCTGCTGATGCGGCAACGGCAGGCGCAACAGCTGGGCATTGCCAGCGTGTCGGATTTGGGCAGGTACCTGCGCGAGTAG
- a CDS encoding GNAT family N-acetyltransferase yields MNLALATDADVPRLTRLVNRAYRGDSSRQGWTTEAHLLDGQRIDEEGLREMLAAPGAAILMCLGENDELLGSFYAQATGPKVYLGMLAVEPQGQARGVGKFLIRAAEDYGRQHGCTVSKMTVISVRHELIAYYERQGYRQTGATEAFPTDPRFGIPKQPLTLLVLEKPLT; encoded by the coding sequence ATGAATCTCGCCCTTGCCACCGACGCCGACGTACCTCGCCTCACCCGCCTCGTGAACCGCGCCTACCGCGGCGACTCCTCCCGCCAGGGCTGGACCACCGAGGCGCACCTGCTCGACGGCCAGCGCATCGACGAAGAAGGCCTGCGCGAGATGCTGGCCGCTCCCGGGGCCGCCATCCTGATGTGTCTGGGCGAAAACGATGAGTTGCTAGGCAGCTTCTACGCCCAGGCCACGGGCCCGAAAGTATACCTGGGCATGCTGGCCGTGGAGCCCCAGGGCCAGGCCCGCGGCGTGGGCAAATTCCTCATCCGAGCTGCCGAAGACTACGGCCGCCAGCACGGCTGCACCGTGAGCAAGATGACCGTCATTTCGGTGCGCCACGAGCTCATTGCCTATTACGAGCGCCAGGGCTACCGCCAGACCGGCGCCACCGAAGCCTTTCCTACCGACCCACGCTTTGGCATTCCCAAGCAGCCGCTCACGCTGCTGGTGCTGGAAAAGCCCTTGACATAG
- a CDS encoding peptide deformylase has translation MKTLADMVLLGDSRLYEVCEPVTKADLPLVAGWVADLHNVMNEVRVRYGFGRGIAAPQLGIMKRLVYLNLDRPLVLLNPELTDASEELFELWDDCMSFPNLLVRVRRHQSLTVRYRDEHWQPQVWPVQDALSELLQHECDHLDGVLCTMRAIDSQSFRWRP, from the coding sequence ATGAAAACCCTGGCTGACATGGTATTACTCGGCGACTCGCGCCTGTACGAGGTGTGCGAGCCGGTGACGAAGGCCGACCTGCCGCTGGTAGCCGGCTGGGTGGCTGACCTGCACAACGTAATGAACGAGGTGCGCGTCCGCTACGGCTTCGGCCGGGGCATTGCGGCGCCGCAGTTGGGCATCATGAAGCGGCTGGTGTACCTCAACCTCGACCGGCCCCTGGTGCTGCTCAACCCCGAGCTGACCGACGCCAGCGAAGAGCTGTTCGAGCTGTGGGACGACTGCATGAGCTTCCCCAACCTGCTGGTGCGCGTGCGGCGGCACCAGTCCCTGACCGTGCGCTACCGCGACGAGCACTGGCAACCGCAGGTGTGGCCCGTGCAGGATGCCCTCTCAGAGCTGTTGCAGCACGAGTGCGACCACCTCGACGGCGTGCTGTGCACCATGCGCGCCATCGACTCGCAGTCGTTTCGCTGGCGGCCCTAG
- a CDS encoding amidohydrolase, producing the protein MKTTVTLSLLGAGLLLAFRPALPPADALKTEALQDLQSHYAEYQQVAQRIWGFAEVGYKETKSSALLQEQLRKNGFTVQAGVADMPTAFVATYGSGEPVIGILAEYDALPGLAQQAVAEKTTIAGQDAGHGCGHNLFGTASVAAGIELKKLLKEGKLRGTVKVYGCPAEEGGSGKVYLVRAGLFKGVDAVLHWHPSNGNAAMTGQYIANKSAKFRFHGIAAHAAASPERGRSALDGVEAMDNMVNMMREHVPQETRIHYVITSGGKAPNVVPDYAEVYYYVRHPNRATVQAVFERVVKAAEGAALGTGTTMDYEIIGGTHELLVNETLARALQRNLEQVGGVSYTPEEAAFGKRIQESLGVPAPPVAQAAEVAPYQPRDAGGSSDVGDVSYVVPTVGLTAATWVPGTPAHSWQAVACSGKEIGSKGMMVAAKTMALTGIDLFTNPDLLTKAQAELRQQVGSYVYNPLLGDRKPALNYRD; encoded by the coding sequence ATGAAAACCACCGTTACCTTGTCCCTGCTAGGCGCTGGCCTGCTGCTGGCCTTCCGCCCGGCCCTGCCGCCCGCCGACGCCCTCAAAACCGAAGCCCTGCAGGATTTGCAGTCGCACTACGCCGAGTACCAGCAGGTAGCCCAGCGCATCTGGGGCTTTGCCGAAGTGGGCTATAAGGAAACCAAAAGCTCGGCCCTTTTGCAGGAGCAGCTGCGCAAAAACGGCTTTACGGTGCAGGCCGGCGTGGCCGACATGCCCACGGCCTTCGTGGCCACCTACGGCAGCGGCGAGCCGGTCATCGGCATCCTGGCCGAATACGACGCGCTGCCGGGCCTGGCCCAGCAGGCGGTGGCCGAGAAAACCACCATTGCCGGCCAGGACGCCGGCCACGGCTGCGGGCACAACCTCTTCGGCACGGCCAGCGTGGCGGCGGGCATCGAGCTGAAAAAGCTGCTGAAGGAAGGCAAGCTGCGCGGCACCGTGAAGGTGTACGGCTGCCCGGCCGAGGAAGGCGGCAGCGGCAAAGTGTACCTGGTGCGGGCTGGCTTGTTCAAGGGCGTGGATGCGGTGCTGCACTGGCACCCGAGCAACGGCAACGCCGCCATGACCGGCCAGTACATCGCCAATAAGTCGGCCAAATTCCGGTTCCACGGCATTGCCGCACACGCGGCCGCCTCGCCCGAGCGGGGCCGCAGCGCCCTCGACGGCGTGGAGGCGATGGATAATATGGTGAACATGATGCGCGAGCACGTGCCCCAGGAAACGCGCATTCACTACGTCATCACCAGCGGCGGCAAGGCGCCCAACGTGGTGCCCGACTACGCCGAAGTGTACTACTACGTGCGCCACCCCAACCGCGCCACCGTGCAGGCCGTGTTCGAGCGCGTGGTGAAAGCCGCCGAGGGCGCCGCCTTGGGCACCGGCACCACCATGGACTACGAAATCATCGGCGGCACGCACGAACTGCTGGTGAACGAAACCCTGGCCCGGGCCCTGCAGCGCAATCTGGAGCAGGTGGGCGGCGTGAGCTATACCCCAGAGGAAGCGGCCTTCGGCAAGCGCATTCAGGAGTCGTTGGGCGTGCCCGCACCGCCCGTGGCGCAGGCCGCCGAAGTGGCGCCCTACCAGCCGCGCGACGCCGGCGGCAGCAGCGACGTGGGCGACGTGAGCTACGTGGTGCCCACTGTGGGCCTGACGGCCGCCACCTGGGTGCCCGGCACGCCGGCGCACAGCTGGCAGGCCGTGGCCTGCAGCGGCAAGGAAATCGGCAGCAAAGGCATGATGGTGGCCGCCAAAACCATGGCCCTGACCGGCATCGACCTCTTCACTAACCCCGACCTGCTCACCAAGGCCCAAGCCGAACTCAGGCAGCAAGTGGGCAGCTATGTCTACAACCCCCTGCTGGGCGACCGCAAGCCCGCCCTCAACTATCGGGACTAG